The DNA window AGCGCACGCTCGTACTGATCAAGCCCGACGCGGTCCGCCGCGGTCTGGTCGGGGAGATCCTCGGCCGTTTCGAGCGCAAGGGCCTGCGGATCGACGCGCTGGTGCTCCGCACCATGGACGGCGACTTCGCCGACCAGCACTACGCCGAGCACGTGGACAAGCCGTTCTACCCGCCGCTGAAGGCCTTCATGACCGGCGGCCCGCTGGCGGCCCTGGTGCTCTCCGGCGACCAGGTGATCGAGGTGGTCCGCGGGATGATCGGCAGCACCGACGGCCGCAAGGCCGCCGCCGGCACCATCCGCGGCGACCTCTCCCTCTCCAACCGGGAGAACCTGGTGCACGCCTCCGACTCGGTGGACAGCGCCAAGCGCGAGATCGCCCTCTGGTTCCCCGAGCTGGGCTGACCCGGCTTCCGACGGCCCCGGTTCCGCGCGTGCGGGCCGGGGCCGTCGCACGTGCTCAGCCCGGCACCCCGGCCAGTTTGTCCGGGTCGCCGATGAGGTAGAGGCCGGTGATCCGGCCGTCGGCGGCCGCCACGGAGAGCGTGTAGCGGGGGCCGGACGGCCAGCTCAGCACCAGCGCGGGCGCGCCGTTGAGCTCGACCGGGGTGCCCCGGACGTCGGGGTGGCGGCGGTGGTACAGGCCGGCGAAGAAGCGGGCGATCCGTTCCGCGCCGTGTACCGGGTTGCGGGCCGCGGAGACCCGGCCGCCGCCGTCGTTCCACGAGGTGGCGTCGGCCGCGACCAGGCCGGTCAGCCGCTCCAGGTCGCCGTCGCGCGCCGCGGCCAGGAAGGCGTCGAGCAGCCGGCGCTGCTCGGCCGGGCCCGCGGTGAACCGCCGCCGGCCCTCGGCGATCCGGGCCACGGCGCGATGGTGCAGTTGCCGGCAGTCCGCCGCGGACCGGTCCAGCAGGTCACCGATCTCGGCGTACGGCAGGGCGAAGGCGGTGTGCAGCACGTACACCGCCCGCTCCGGCGGGGTGAGCCGTTCCAGCAGGTGCAGCAGCGCGGTGGAGAGCGTCTCCCGCTGCTCGACCGTGTCCAGCGGGCCGAACGGGGACGGGTCGGTCGGCACCGGCTCGGGGAGCCACGGCCCGACGTACGTCTCCCGGGCGGTCTGCCGCGCCCGGAGCCGGTCCAGGGCCAGCCGGGTGACCACCCGGGACAGGTAGCGGCGCGGCTCGGCCACGCTGTCCCGGTCGACGTCCAGCCAGCGCAGGTACGCCTCCTGGAGCACGTCCTCGGCGTCGTGCAGGCTGCCCAGCAGCCGGTACGCCAGCCCGAGCAGCATCGGCCGGTGCGCGGTGAGCGCACCGGCCGCCTGCGCCGCCGCCGAGGGTGAGCTCACACCTCGACCGGCGGCTGGGTGCGGGTGCTCACCGAGATCCGGTTCCACACGTTGATTGTGGCGATCGCGACCAGCAGATCGGCCAGTTCCTTCTCCGACCAGACCTTCGCGGCGGCGTCCCAGACGTCGTCCGGCACGCCGTGCTCGCCGAGCTTGGTCACCGCGTCGGTCAGCGCCAGCGCGGCCCGCTCCCGCTCGTTGAAGAAGGGCGCCTCCCGCCACGCCGCGACGGCGAACAGCCGCCGGCTCGACTCGCCCGCCCCGAGCGCGTCCCGGCTGTGCATGTCCACGCAGAACGAGCAGCCGTTCAACATCGACGCCCGCAGCTTGACCAGCTCCAGCACGGTGTGGTCCACGTTCTGCTGGACGTACTTCTCCAGGCCGAGCACCGCCCGGTACGCCTCCGGCGCCACCGCCGCCGTGTCCATCCGGCTCATCGCCGCCTCCTTCGTCCGTGTCGCTTACGCCCACACGACGGATCGGGACCGGTCCGGTGTGACGGTGCGGCGCTGTGACGGTGGTCATGCGGAACCGGCGCCAAACGCCGGGGTGCCCACCCCGTCCTCGTCGGTCATGAGGTTGACGGCGATGTGGATCTCCACAGGTGCCGCCAACCTCATGATCAGCGGGGTGGGGTGGGGCTACATGGTGTCCAGGGAGGCGCGGCGGCGGGACTCGGCCTCGAAGACCCTGAGGAGGAGCGCGGCCAGGAGCGCGTACCCGAGTCCGACGGCGGCCTCGGCGGCGAGGGCCGGCGCGGCCGCCGCGAAGCCCTCGCCGGCCACCAGCCGGCGGGCTGCCCCGGCTGCGTGGGTGATCGGCATGCCCTCGCCCACCGCGCGCATCCAGCCGGGCAGCTCGGCGGCCGGCACGTTCACGCCGGTGAGCAGGAGCAGCAGCGCCACCGACACGTTGGAGACCACCCAGACGTCCCGGAACCGCAGGCCGAGGGCGCCGAGGGTGAGGCCGAAGAAACCGCAGGACAGCGCCGCCACGGCCAGGGTGGCCAGCAGCGCTGGCAGGGCCTCCGGCGGCACCCGCAGGCCGAGCAGGAGCGCGCCGACGGTCAGCGTGCTCACCGCGATGAGCAGGCCGTTCCCGGCGTACGGGAGGACCCGGCCGAGGAAGACCGCGGTGCGGCTGCGCGGGGAGAGCAGCACGTGCCCGAGGGTGCCGAAGCGCCGCTCGTTCGCGACCGCCATGGTGCCGCCGAAGACGCAGGAGAGCGAGGCGGCGAGCACCGCGTTGCCGACGATGTAGAAGCGGTCGTCGGCGACCCCGAGCTGCCGACCCAGGTACGCGAAGAAGAGCAGCTGGAAGATCGGCCCCACCAGCAGCGAGCCGATGAACATCGCCGGTGTGGTCCAGTTGAACAGGGCCCGGTAGGCGATCACGCCGCCCGTGCCGATCAGCCGGAAGAGTGCCATCGTCGTTCTCCTCAGGCCAGCGCGAGGGTCGCCGCGGCGCGGGCCCGTCGCTCGACGTACGTCATCATCAGGGCGCCGGAGGCCAGGCAGCCGAGGCTGATCGCCAGGCAGATGCCCAGCGACGGCCAGACCGGGCCACCGCTGGCCGCCTCGTGCACCGCCCGGGCGCCCCAGGTGGTGGGCAGCGCGGCGGCGATCGGGCCGGTCCAGCCGGGCAGCACCGTGAGCGGCACCAGCATCCCGGAGACCAGCCAGATCGGGTACTCCAGCGTGTTGGCCAACGCGTTGGCGTTGCGCATCAGCACGAACGTGCTGGCGAGCAGCAGGCCGAACATGCCCAGGCCGAGCACGCAGCCGGGTGCCGCGACCAGGAAGAGCAGCGGGTGCGCGAAGGTCAGCGGCACGCCGTAGAGCAGCCGGCCCCAGAGCAGGGTGGCGAGCATGGCGTAGGTGCCGGTGACCGCCGTGGACAGGGTGATCGGGAAGATCACCAGCGCGGGCGGGCGCGGTGCCAGCATGAGCATCTCCAGGGTGCCCTGCCAGCGCTGGTTCTGGATGGCGCCGCCGGACCCGAAGAGCACCGACGACCAGACCCCCATCAGCCCGGCGCCGACCGCGGCCTCCAGCAGCCGGCCCGGCTCGCCGCCGGCCCGGAAGAGGTGGACCGCCAGGGTCGCCTGCACCACCGGCACGATCAGCGCGGTCGCGATCTCGAACGGCGAGCGGCTGAGCTGCTTGGTGTGCAGCAGCGCACCCACCCCGATCATGCGCAGCAGACTCACGCGGCCACCCTCTCGGCCGGGCGGGTGGGGGTGTCGACCCGGTTGACGATCGCCACGTACGCGTCCTCGAGGGTGGGCTGGCGGGCGGCGACCCGCCCCAGCCGTACGCCGTCCAGCTCGCGCAGCACGTCGGCCTGCACGTCCACCCCCGCGTCGGACTGCACGGTCAGCACCTGCGCCGCGCCGGTGACCGTCACACTCGCCTCGCGCACACCGGGCAGGGCGTGGACGGCGGCGAGCTGGGCGTCGGTCACCCCGTACGCCTCGACCTCCAGCACCTGCCGGCCGTCGGCGTGCCGCCGCAGCTCGGCCGGCGTGCCGAGGGCCTGGATGGTGCCGTTGGCGATCACCGCGATCCGGTCGCAGAGTTCGTCCGCCTCGGCCATGTAGTGGGTGGTCAGCAGCACCGTGGTGCCGGTGGCGGCCAGATCGGCGACGGTCTGCCGCAGCTCCCGGGCGGCCACCGGGTCCACCCCGATCGACGGCTCGTCGAGGAAGAGCACCCGCGGCCGGTGCAGCAGACCCCGGGCGATGTGCAGGCGCTGCCGCATGCCCCGGGAGTAGCCCTCCACCCGCTCGCGCTCCCGGCCGGTCAGCCGGACCAGCGCCAGCACCTCGGCGATGCGTCGTTGCTGATCCCGCCCCGGCACGCCGTACAGCTCGGCGAAGTAGCGCAGGTTGTCCAGGGCGGACAGCCGTTCGTACAGGCCCCGGTCGCCACCGAAGACGTACCCGATGCGGCGGCGTACCTCCCGGGTCTCCCTGACCACGTCGTGGCCGCAGATCCGCGCGCTGCCGGCGGTCGGGATCAGCAGCGTGTTCAGCAGCTTGATGGTAGTGGTCTTGCCCGCGCCGTTCGGTCCGAGCAGGCCGAACAGCTCCCCGTTGCCGACCGTCAGGTCGACGTCGCGGACCGCTTCCACCTCCCGGCGCTGGGGTCGTAACCATCCCGTCCGGGTGCGGTAGGTGCGCCGCAGGCCGGCCGCCTCGATCGCGTAATCGCTCATGCCGGCCCTCCGCTTCGCTCCGGGCCGTCATGAGGCTCCACCGCACTGAGCCGGATGATTCGCTCGCTTCGTTCGCTCATGGCGGCGAATCTAGGGACGGCGGCGATCCCGCGGAACGGATTCGGCAGTCGCCGAATCCTCAGGCGGAGGCGGTGGCCGGGTCCGCACCGATCAGGGTGACCAGGGCCAGGCCGGCCGGTTCCAGGCCGTACAGGACCCGGCGGCCCACCCGCCGGCGATGCGCCACCCCGGCGGTGAGCAGTGCGGCGAGGTGCTCGGAGACGGTGCTCGGCGCCAGGCCGAGGGTGGCGGCCAGCCCGGCGGTGGTGGCCGGCCGGGTCAGCGCCCGCAGCACCTGGGCCCGGCCCCGGCCGACGAGCACCGCCAGCCGGTCGGGCCCCACGGTGGCCGGCGGGGCGGCGCCGGCCGGCCGGTCCGCCAGCAGGACCGCGCCGCGGGCCTGGTAGGAGACCGCGATGACCTCGGGGTGGTCGGTGGAGTGGGTGAGCGCGCCCCGGGAGAAGATCAGCGGGATCAGCAGCAGCCGCTGGTCGACCGCCTTGAAGCTCCGCTCCGAGGGCTTGACCAGGCTGAGCACCGGCCGTTCCCAGCGGACGCGCTCGTGCAGGTCGGCGAGGAGCGCGTCCGGGCCGTCGGCGGCCAGCGACCGCGCCCGGTGCAGCACCTCCTCGTCCAGGGCTGCCCGCATGGCCGGCCACCAGGGTGCGACCGCCGCGTCCCAGTACGCCTGGATGCCGTCGGCGAGGCGGTCCAGCGCCGCCTGCCGGTCGGTGACGAACGGGCGCAGCCAGTCCGGCAGGTCGTCCGGGTCGTGGTAGCGGGGGATCTGCTCGGCGATCACCTCGGCGGGGGTGGCCCGCAGCGCGGCCAGCTCCTCCTCGAGGGTCGGGCTGGCGCTGGGCGGCACCGGACCGAGGAAGTCCGGGTACCACGGGCCGGTCCGGGTGTAGAGCCGCACCGGGGCGGTCGCGGGCCGTTCGGCGAGCAGCCGCCAGGCGTGCCGGGCCCAGCCGGTGTACGGCCAGGGCGCCTCGTCCCGGTAGCGCTCCAGAAGGTAGAGGCTGCACTTGGCCTCCCAGAGCGGGCTGGTGGCGATCCGGGTACGGGCCAGCGTGGGCTCGTCCAACTCGATCCGGATCACCCGGGCAGCCTAGCTCCGCCGGCGGGGTCGACCCGGGCCGATACTCGGCGGCGGGCCACCCGCCCGGTCGAGTACGCTTGACGGACCAGGCGACGACCCGGCCATCACCGGTGAGCCTCCGGAAGAACGGCCGGGTGACCGGCTCAGTAGAACCGGACGGGACGGCCCGTCACAGCCGGCCAACGAGCGGGCGGTCGCACCTTGACCGCCAAGCGGGGTGGTACCGCGGGCCCAGCCCCGGGCACGCCGACACGGCGTACCGGAGAAGGGCTCGTCCTCGCAGACCCACACGGACATGTGAGCTGCTGAGGAGAGCGACCCCCGATGGCCTATCCGTTGCACGACCCGACCGCCGCCGGCGTCCCGGCGAGCCCGGACCTGCCCGCGGTCGAGCGCCGGGTCCTGGAGCACTGGACGGCCGACAAGACCTTCGAGGCCAGCGTCGAGGCCCGGCCGGCCGGCGAGGACGGGAAGAACGAGTTCGTCTTCTACGACGGCCCGCCCTTCGCCAACGGCCTGCCGCACTACGGCCACCTCTTCACCGGGTACGTGAAGGACGTGGTGCCGCGCTACCAGACCATGCGCGGCCGGCACGTCGAGCGCCGGTTCGGCTGGGACTGCCACGGCCTGCCGGCCGAGGTGGTCGCCGAGAAGCAGCTCGGCATCACCACCAAGGCGGAGATCCTCGACCTCGGCGTGGCCCGGTTCAACGAGGCCTGCCGCACGTCGGTGCTGGAGTTCACCCAGGACTGGGAGCGGTACGTCACCCGGCAGGCCCGCTGGGTCGACTTCGCCAACGACTACAAGACGCTCGACCTGGACTACATGGAGAGCGTCATGTGGGCCTTCAAGACCCTGCACGACAAGGGTCTGGTCTACGAGGGCTTCCGGGTGCTGGCGTACTGCTGGCGGTGCGAGACCCCGCTGTCGAACACCGAGACGCGGATGGACGACGTCTACAAGGACCGGCACGACCCGACGCTGACCGTCTGGTTCGAGCTGACCGCCGACGACTCGGCCCCCGAGCCGGTGCGCGGCCCGGTGCGGCTCGGCGTCTGGACCACCACGCCGTGGACCCTGCCGTCGAACCTGGCGCTCGCCGTCGGCCCCGACATCGAGTACGCCGTGCTGGAGCGCGACGGTGACCGCTACCTGGTCGGCACGGCGCGGCTCGGCGCGTACGCCAAGGAGCTGGAGGGGTACGAGCAGGTCGGCACCGTGCACGGCCGGGACCTGGTCGGGCGCCGCTACACCCCGCTCTACGACTTCCTCGCCGAGCAGGCCGGCGAGAACGCCTACCAGGTGCTCGGCGCGGACTTCGTCACCACCGAGGACGGCACCGGGATCGTCCACCTGGCCCCGGCCTTCGGCGAGGACGACCAGAACACCTGCAACGCGGCGGGCATCCCGACCATCGTCACGGTGGACGACCACACCCGGTTCACCGGGCTGGTCCCCCCGTACCAGGGCGAGCAGGTCTTCGACGTCAACAAGCCGGTGATCCGGGAGCTGAAGGAGCGGGGGGTGGTGCTCCGGCAGGACACCTACACCCACTCCTACCCGCACTGCTGGCGCTGCGACACCCCGCTCGTCTACAAGGCGGTCTCGTCCTGGTTCGTCGCGGTCACCCGGGTCAAGGACCGGATGGTCGAGCTGAACCAGCAGATCAACTGGACGCCGGCGCACATCAAGGACGGCTCGTTCGGCAAGTGGCTGGCCAACGCCCGCGACTGGTCGATCAGCCGGAACCGGTTCTGGGGCTCGCCGATCCCGGTGTGGAAGTCCGACGACCCGAACTACCCGCGGGTCGACGTGTACGGCTCGCTGGCCGACATGGAGCG is part of the Micromonospora halotolerans genome and encodes:
- the ndk gene encoding nucleoside-diphosphate kinase, which encodes MSSSSPDERTLVLIKPDAVRRGLVGEILGRFERKGLRIDALVLRTMDGDFADQHYAEHVDKPFYPPLKAFMTGGPLAALVLSGDQVIEVVRGMIGSTDGRKAAAGTIRGDLSLSNRENLVHASDSVDSAKREIALWFPELG
- the sigJ gene encoding RNA polymerase sigma factor SigJ, which gives rise to MSSPSAAAQAAGALTAHRPMLLGLAYRLLGSLHDAEDVLQEAYLRWLDVDRDSVAEPRRYLSRVVTRLALDRLRARQTARETYVGPWLPEPVPTDPSPFGPLDTVEQRETLSTALLHLLERLTPPERAVYVLHTAFALPYAEIGDLLDRSAADCRQLHHRAVARIAEGRRRFTAGPAEQRRLLDAFLAAARDGDLERLTGLVAADATSWNDGGGRVSAARNPVHGAERIARFFAGLYHRRHPDVRGTPVELNGAPALVLSWPSGPRYTLSVAAADGRITGLYLIGDPDKLAGVPG
- a CDS encoding carboxymuconolactone decarboxylase family protein encodes the protein MSRMDTAAVAPEAYRAVLGLEKYVQQNVDHTVLELVKLRASMLNGCSFCVDMHSRDALGAGESSRRLFAVAAWREAPFFNERERAALALTDAVTKLGEHGVPDDVWDAAAKVWSEKELADLLVAIATINVWNRISVSTRTQPPVEV
- a CDS encoding ABC transporter permease, producing the protein MALFRLIGTGGVIAYRALFNWTTPAMFIGSLLVGPIFQLLFFAYLGRQLGVADDRFYIVGNAVLAASLSCVFGGTMAVANERRFGTLGHVLLSPRSRTAVFLGRVLPYAGNGLLIAVSTLTVGALLLGLRVPPEALPALLATLAVAALSCGFFGLTLGALGLRFRDVWVVSNVSVALLLLLTGVNVPAAELPGWMRAVGEGMPITHAAGAARRLVAGEGFAAAAPALAAEAAVGLGYALLAALLLRVFEAESRRRASLDTM
- a CDS encoding ABC transporter permease, with the protein product MSLLRMIGVGALLHTKQLSRSPFEIATALIVPVVQATLAVHLFRAGGEPGRLLEAAVGAGLMGVWSSVLFGSGGAIQNQRWQGTLEMLMLAPRPPALVIFPITLSTAVTGTYAMLATLLWGRLLYGVPLTFAHPLLFLVAAPGCVLGLGMFGLLLASTFVLMRNANALANTLEYPIWLVSGMLVPLTVLPGWTGPIAAALPTTWGARAVHEAASGGPVWPSLGICLAISLGCLASGALMMTYVERRARAAATLALA
- a CDS encoding ABC transporter ATP-binding protein produces the protein MSDYAIEAAGLRRTYRTRTGWLRPQRREVEAVRDVDLTVGNGELFGLLGPNGAGKTTTIKLLNTLLIPTAGSARICGHDVVRETREVRRRIGYVFGGDRGLYERLSALDNLRYFAELYGVPGRDQQRRIAEVLALVRLTGRERERVEGYSRGMRQRLHIARGLLHRPRVLFLDEPSIGVDPVAARELRQTVADLAATGTTVLLTTHYMAEADELCDRIAVIANGTIQALGTPAELRRHADGRQVLEVEAYGVTDAQLAAVHALPGVREASVTVTGAAQVLTVQSDAGVDVQADVLRELDGVRLGRVAARQPTLEDAYVAIVNRVDTPTRPAERVAA
- a CDS encoding ArsR family transcriptional regulator, yielding MIRIELDEPTLARTRIATSPLWEAKCSLYLLERYRDEAPWPYTGWARHAWRLLAERPATAPVRLYTRTGPWYPDFLGPVPPSASPTLEEELAALRATPAEVIAEQIPRYHDPDDLPDWLRPFVTDRQAALDRLADGIQAYWDAAVAPWWPAMRAALDEEVLHRARSLAADGPDALLADLHERVRWERPVLSLVKPSERSFKAVDQRLLLIPLIFSRGALTHSTDHPEVIAVSYQARGAVLLADRPAGAAPPATVGPDRLAVLVGRGRAQVLRALTRPATTAGLAATLGLAPSTVSEHLAALLTAGVAHRRRVGRRVLYGLEPAGLALVTLIGADPATASA